A single genomic interval of Nonomuraea rubra harbors:
- a CDS encoding ABC transporter ATP-binding protein, which produces MTVIEVEDLHKTYGHNRAVDGVSFRVDKGETFGVLGHNGAGKTTTVECLSGLRKPDSGTVRVFAQDPARRRRALAQRMGVQLQEGELPDRLKVAEAMRLFAALYDRPDDWKAVLQRWDLGPIAAKAYGDLSGGQKQRLKLALALVGGPELVVLDELTTGLDPVARRETWTLVGDLKAAGTTVVLVSHYMDEAEELCDRVAVFRKGRIVALGSPRELTGRTGTDSLENAYLALAEEGR; this is translated from the coding sequence ATGACGGTGATCGAGGTCGAGGACCTCCACAAGACATACGGCCACAACCGCGCCGTGGACGGCGTCTCGTTCAGGGTGGACAAGGGCGAGACGTTCGGCGTGCTCGGCCACAACGGCGCGGGCAAGACCACCACGGTGGAATGCCTGTCCGGCCTGCGCAAGCCGGACTCCGGCACCGTGCGCGTGTTCGCTCAGGACCCCGCCCGCCGCCGCCGGGCCCTGGCCCAGCGCATGGGCGTGCAGCTCCAGGAGGGCGAGCTGCCCGACCGGCTCAAGGTGGCGGAGGCCATGCGGCTGTTCGCCGCCCTGTACGACCGGCCGGACGACTGGAAGGCGGTGCTGCAGCGCTGGGACCTCGGCCCCATCGCGGCCAAGGCGTACGGCGACCTGTCCGGTGGCCAGAAGCAGCGGCTCAAGCTGGCCCTGGCCCTGGTCGGCGGGCCGGAGCTGGTGGTGCTCGACGAGCTGACCACCGGCCTCGACCCGGTGGCCCGCCGCGAGACGTGGACGCTCGTCGGCGACCTCAAGGCGGCCGGCACCACGGTGGTGCTCGTGAGCCACTACATGGACGAGGCCGAGGAGCTGTGCGACCGGGTGGCCGTGTTCCGCAAGGGCAGGATCGTGGCGCTCGGCAGCCCGCGCGAGCTGACCGGCCGCACCGGGACGGACTCCCTGGAGAACGCGTACCTGGCGCTGGCGGAGGAGGGCCGATGA
- a CDS encoding ABC transporter permease → MKAFTHLSASELRLLSRDPGTLFFMVAFPAMLLLLNGSNDNLEVFVPGYLAMVLAIGGVSTLPGVMASYRERKVLRRMATTPVSPFLLLTAQIAAQLVMALAGAAILIGVAVLGFRVALPTHPAALLLSFVLCALMCYAIGFVLAALAPRARTADLMGLLVMFPMIFLAGAAIPREGLPGELREIGEYLPLTHAVTVLRESWFGVPSAMPFLIVSAIIVLGTAIAVALFRWE, encoded by the coding sequence ATGAAGGCGTTCACGCACCTGTCGGCGTCGGAGCTGCGGCTGCTGTCGAGGGACCCGGGCACCCTGTTCTTCATGGTCGCCTTCCCGGCCATGCTGCTGCTCCTGAACGGGAGCAACGACAACCTCGAGGTCTTCGTGCCCGGCTACCTGGCGATGGTCCTGGCCATCGGCGGCGTCTCCACGCTGCCCGGCGTCATGGCGAGCTACCGCGAGCGCAAGGTGCTGCGCCGCATGGCCACCACCCCCGTCTCGCCGTTCCTGCTGCTCACCGCCCAGATCGCGGCCCAGCTCGTGATGGCGCTCGCGGGGGCCGCCATCCTCATCGGGGTGGCGGTGCTCGGGTTCAGGGTGGCGCTGCCCACGCATCCGGCCGCGCTGCTGCTGTCCTTCGTGCTGTGCGCGCTCATGTGTTACGCCATCGGCTTCGTGCTGGCCGCCCTCGCACCCCGCGCCAGGACGGCGGACCTGATGGGCCTGCTCGTCATGTTCCCGATGATCTTCCTCGCGGGTGCGGCCATCCCGCGCGAGGGCCTGCCGGGCGAGCTGCGCGAGATCGGCGAGTACCTGCCCCTCACCCACGCCGTCACCGTGCTGCGGGAGAGCTGGTTCGGCGTCCCCTCGGCGATGCCCTTCCTCATCGTTTCGGCGATAATCGTGCTCGGCACCGCCATCGCGGTCGCGCTGTTCCGCTGGGAGTGA
- a CDS encoding PEP/pyruvate-binding domain-containing protein, whose amino-acid sequence MKTALDFSEIDAGMLAEAGGKAANLGELTRAGLPVPPGWVLTTDAYRQVAQGLRIEGEAGGDGLAERARRHLMEAPVPDAVREEIVKAYEALGHDVPVAVRSSATAEDLPFASFAGQQDTFLNVVGTQEVLLAVRKCWASLWTDRAVAYRESNGIDHAAVRLAVVVQVMVDARVAGVMFTANPVTGRRRESVIDASPGLGEAVVSGAVNPDRFRVHDGRILERHAGDKRLAIRPLPGGGTERVETGGQGLCLTDDEVRELAGLGARVEAHYGAPQDTEWAIDHDGTLWLTQARPITTLYPLPEPTRPGLRVYFSVNVVQGVMGPLTPMGQSAFRVISGGGAGLAGHRPADPLGGAGFVTVSGERLWLDLTTAVRSRPGRAILPRMLALGEARAVSVVEGLFEDPRLAPAHTSLRPFLRGFARFAGNLRLPSRVLTALTRPDRAVAATVRTGEVLDARLRVPASATPEQRLDHAERVLAGTFPLIISIMPNVITGYALFALASRLSGVPVPEMSDVLRSLPHNPTTEMDLALWELATRIEPEPFRALSVPELVARYRAGGLPPVAQREITAFLDEYGHRGIAEIDLGVPRWSEEPGHILGVLANYLRLDQGLAPSEQFADGVRQARATIAHVAARARLRGRWRAAVVRFGLGRTRRYAGLRELPKFYLVKTLAAVRRSLLVVGEHLVGLGVLDAAGDVFFLDLRETRAALAGGDLRELVAGRRATYERERRRRHVPRVLLSDGTEPEALQEPPADGALTGTAASPGTVTGVARVVLDPIGAHLEPGEILVCPSTDPGWTPLFLTAGGLVMEMGGAMSHGAVVAREYGIPAVVGVPGATQRITSGQEITVNGAAGTVTISEKS is encoded by the coding sequence ATGAAGACGGCCCTGGACTTCTCCGAGATCGACGCGGGAATGCTCGCCGAGGCCGGCGGCAAGGCGGCCAACCTCGGCGAGCTGACCAGGGCCGGCCTGCCGGTGCCGCCGGGCTGGGTGCTCACCACGGACGCCTACCGGCAGGTCGCGCAGGGCCTGCGCATCGAGGGTGAGGCCGGCGGCGACGGGCTGGCCGAGCGGGCCAGGCGGCACCTCATGGAGGCGCCGGTGCCGGACGCCGTGCGGGAGGAGATCGTGAAGGCGTACGAGGCGCTCGGCCACGACGTGCCCGTGGCCGTGCGCTCCTCCGCCACCGCCGAGGACCTGCCGTTCGCCAGCTTCGCCGGCCAGCAGGACACGTTCCTGAACGTGGTGGGCACGCAGGAGGTGCTGCTGGCCGTACGCAAGTGCTGGGCCTCGCTCTGGACCGACCGGGCCGTCGCCTACCGCGAGTCGAACGGCATCGACCACGCCGCCGTCCGGCTCGCCGTGGTCGTCCAGGTGATGGTGGACGCCCGGGTGGCGGGCGTGATGTTCACCGCCAACCCGGTGACGGGCAGGCGGCGCGAGAGCGTGATCGACGCGAGCCCCGGGCTCGGCGAGGCCGTCGTCTCCGGCGCGGTGAACCCCGACCGCTTCCGCGTCCACGACGGCCGGATCCTCGAACGCCACGCGGGCGACAAGCGGCTGGCCATCCGCCCCCTGCCCGGCGGCGGAACCGAACGCGTCGAGACCGGCGGCCAGGGCCTCTGCCTGACCGACGACGAGGTACGCGAGCTGGCCGGCCTCGGCGCCCGCGTCGAGGCCCACTACGGCGCCCCGCAGGACACCGAATGGGCCATCGACCACGACGGCACGCTCTGGCTCACCCAGGCCAGGCCGATCACCACGCTCTACCCGCTGCCCGAGCCCACCAGGCCGGGCCTGCGGGTGTACTTCTCGGTCAACGTCGTCCAGGGCGTCATGGGGCCGCTGACCCCGATGGGGCAGTCGGCGTTCCGGGTGATCAGCGGGGGCGGCGCCGGCCTGGCCGGCCACCGGCCCGCCGACCCTCTCGGCGGGGCCGGCTTCGTGACGGTCTCGGGGGAGCGGCTCTGGCTCGACCTCACCACCGCCGTGCGCAGCCGCCCGGGCCGCGCGATCCTCCCGCGCATGCTGGCGCTCGGCGAGGCCCGCGCCGTGAGCGTCGTCGAAGGGCTCTTCGAGGACCCGCGCCTGGCTCCGGCGCACACGTCCCTGCGGCCCTTCCTGCGGGGATTCGCCAGGTTCGCCGGCAACCTCCGCCTGCCAAGCCGCGTCCTGACGGCCCTCACCAGGCCGGACAGGGCCGTGGCCGCCACCGTGCGGACCGGCGAGGTGCTGGACGCCAGGCTCAGGGTGCCCGCCTCCGCGACGCCCGAACAGCGCCTGGACCACGCCGAACGGGTCCTGGCCGGCACCTTCCCGCTGATCATCTCGATCATGCCGAACGTGATCACCGGCTACGCCCTGTTCGCGCTGGCCTCCAGGCTCTCCGGCGTGCCCGTGCCCGAGATGAGCGACGTGCTGCGGAGCCTGCCCCACAACCCGACCACCGAGATGGACCTGGCGCTGTGGGAGCTGGCCACCCGCATCGAGCCGGAGCCGTTCAGGGCGCTGTCCGTGCCCGAGCTGGTCGCCCGCTACCGCGCGGGCGGGCTCCCGCCGGTCGCCCAGCGCGAGATCACCGCGTTCCTGGACGAGTACGGCCACCGCGGCATCGCCGAGATCGACCTGGGCGTGCCGCGCTGGTCGGAGGAGCCCGGCCACATCCTCGGCGTGCTGGCCAACTACCTGCGCCTGGACCAGGGGCTGGCCCCCTCCGAGCAGTTCGCCGACGGGGTCAGGCAGGCGCGCGCGACGATCGCGCACGTGGCGGCCCGCGCCCGGCTCAGGGGCCGGTGGCGGGCCGCCGTCGTGCGCTTCGGCCTCGGCCGCACCCGCCGGTACGCCGGGCTGCGCGAGCTGCCCAAGTTCTACCTGGTCAAGACGCTCGCGGCGGTGCGGCGCAGCCTGCTCGTGGTGGGCGAGCACCTGGTGGGCCTGGGCGTGCTGGACGCGGCCGGGGACGTGTTCTTCCTGGACCTGCGGGAGACCAGGGCCGCGCTCGCGGGCGGCGACCTGCGGGAGCTGGTGGCCGGGCGGCGCGCCACGTACGAGCGGGAGCGGCGCCGCAGGCACGTCCCCCGGGTGCTGCTCTCCGACGGCACCGAACCCGAGGCCCTCCAGGAGCCCCCGGCGGACGGCGCGCTCACCGGCACCGCCGCCTCGCCCGGCACGGTCACGGGCGTGGCCAGGGTGGTGCTCGACCCGATCGGCGCCCACCTGGAGCCGGGCGAGATCCTCGTCTGCCCCTCCACGGACCCGGGCTGGACGCCGCTGTTCCTGACGGCGGGCGGCCTGGTGATGGAGATGGGCGGCGCGATGTCGCACGGCGCGGTGGTGGCCAGGGAGTACGGCATCCCCGCCGTCGTCGGCGTGCCCGGCGCCACCCAGCGCATCACGTCCGGACAGGAGATCACGGTGAACGGCGCCGCCGGAACGGTGACAATCTCCGAAAAATCATGA
- a CDS encoding class I SAM-dependent methyltransferase, producing the protein MSVPYWNHNVHYQRLVLQLMPAGCQRALDLGCGDGLLASKLATRAAHVTAADRAPEAVAMACERHGGLDNVEFVTADYLDDPRGLLPEGKYDFVSAVAVIHHADFTEAAGALTRLLAPGGRLVVVGLARNRSPLDWIISGAGQVASRALRLRHGPKTGPGRAVPAMDPVLSWGETGRLARRVLPGCRFRRLLLRRYLLVWDKPA; encoded by the coding sequence GTGTCAGTGCCGTACTGGAACCACAACGTCCACTACCAGCGCCTGGTCCTGCAGCTCATGCCCGCGGGCTGCCAGCGGGCACTCGACCTGGGCTGCGGCGACGGGCTGCTGGCGAGCAAGCTGGCCACCCGGGCCGCCCACGTCACCGCCGCCGACCGCGCCCCCGAGGCGGTCGCCATGGCCTGCGAGCGCCACGGCGGCCTGGACAACGTCGAGTTCGTCACGGCCGACTACCTCGACGACCCGCGCGGCCTGCTCCCCGAGGGCAAGTACGACTTCGTCAGCGCCGTCGCCGTCATCCACCACGCCGACTTCACCGAGGCCGCCGGGGCGCTGACCCGCCTGCTCGCCCCGGGCGGCCGGCTGGTGGTGGTCGGCCTGGCCAGGAACCGCTCGCCGCTCGACTGGATCATCAGCGGCGCCGGCCAGGTCGCCTCCCGCGCGCTGCGCCTGCGCCACGGCCCCAAGACCGGCCCCGGCAGGGCCGTGCCCGCCATGGACCCCGTCCTGTCCTGGGGCGAGACCGGCCGGCTGGCCCGCCGGGTGCTGCCGGGATGCCGGTTCCGCCGCCTGCTGCTGCGCCGCTACCTGCTGGTCTGGGACAAACCCGCCTGA